TTTTGGGACTTACTGTATATTAGAGTCAGAGTGTGGGAACTGTACTCTCCATGGTGGAAGAACTCAAGACGTGACCTCCACTGGTGTAGAGTGAGAATTGCTTAAATAGAGAACTTTACAGTTTTGTAACAGAGGGTCTCTGAATGCTAATCTCATTATGGTGTGTTGTTCAATTCTTACAAATTAGAGAATATACATGTTCTAAAGGTAATGCAATAAAATTTCAAAGTAAAATAACAGTTCTTTATGAGTTTTATTTTCTAAATCTTGTGTTCACCTTTTAACATTGATAAAGatacaaatacaaattattTGGTTTAGGTCATAAGTTCCATATATATGACGAGTCCTCATAGCTTTCAGTTATGGCTTGGTTATGGCAAGCTGCATAAAACCTGCAATGCAATTTTGCACCTTGAAGGATGTACAGTTTATTGTATTATTGATGATCTGGACGTGTACAGACTTTCAGCTGTTAAGAAATAGCTGTGAGAAGACACCAGATGCTGGTTCGATCATATTATGACAGTCAACCTTTTAAAGCACTGGAACTTGGAGCTCTGAAGCAGGAGCTTCAGGAGAACCATCTGATTCACAATGATCACAGCACTTCTCTGTTTCTTCTTCTTAAGATCCACAGTCGACTTGGCGGTAAGACAATATTCATGTCCTCTTCTTCTCTATTTTCTTCTCCAGCATAATACATATAGTTTTATGACATTTAATATAATTACCTCACTGGTTTCTTAAAGTCTGTGGATCTCTGGACTGAGAGGAATGGTACTGTGGATCCAGGAGGCCAGTGCAGTTGTGAGGCCTTCCTACCTGGCACTACGTTCCCCATGGGAGAGCTGGTACAGCTGGAGCAGATGGCAGTGCAGATCAGTCAGAAGCTGGAGCTGGAAATCATCAAGGTACAAGAGATGCTCCACTAAAATGTCAACACACTACACAACATGGGTCACCTGTGAAACTGCAAAATTCTTGATCTAAATGCAGCACGTTTAGGTGAATTTACTGCCCTAACATCAACTGAACCTAAAGAGGATCTGTTGGTGCCCTTTAATATCACACCTGATGCACTTGATCAAAATGGAGATGCTTTAACTCTTTTAAGCTtttgacttatttatttatttatttatttattttactttttttttaggatCTTGCAACCATGGCGGTATTTCAAGACTAAGCAAGCCAATCATTAGCCAGCTGAATGCACACCTGGTAGCAGGCCACATTTATGGAGGGTGGGGCAAAGATTCACGCCCACTGCCTGGTTCTGAAAACATGTACTGGTACTCTGCTTCTACTGATGCAGTGGTCAGATATATTAGTGTCTATGCAGACTACTACAGATTAATCATGAGACAGGCAATGAAAACATATGACTTCAATGCGGTAAGGGACTGGCGAGGAACTGGCAATAATTACATTGTAAGGGCCAACACTCTCTACTATCAGTACACAAACCCCTTCAGCATGGCTAAGTTCAATATGACCACTCAAACAGCTGAGTACAGGGTGGTGCCGAGTGCAAGCAACAGGTTTTCCTATCATTACTCACCCTATCAGAACTTAGACTTTGCAGCTAAAGAGAGTGGACTATGGATAACATATGCTACAGAGGCATCCAAGGGTAAACTGGTGCTGGGTAAGATAGACAAGGCGACGTTTACATTAAAGGAGGTTTGGCAGACCAGTGTTTATAAGCCATCATTGGGCAATGCCTTCATGGTGTGTGGTGTTCTTTACGCTACAAGATCTGTAGACACCAACACAGAGGAGATCTTCTACACCTATGACACTCGCAGCAGAAAAGAAAGCTATGTTAGCATTCCCTTTGAGAAGTTCCAGGAAAATTACATGTACCTCGATTACAACCCCACTGATCAGAAACTGTACATGTACAACAATGGCTATTATGTCAGTTATCATGTTTGGTTCCACCAgaataacaaaacaaacaaaccacagGTCCTGATGTGAACATTGTCACGGCTGAAAATGAGTGTGGAGTTTTTTGGTCTACATGATCTACTGAGAGACAGACGACGCAAACATGCTTTCTGTCACATTTCAGTTCTGTTAATAAACTCTTTGAGCAGTTTACCTGGTTGGgtcttgtcttttttattttaattaacaaTTCATGTAACCGGCTGTGTGTCTCATTTGCAGTTACTATTCTCAGTAACAGATATGATGTATAAAGCTGAGAATCCGGGCAACAAGCTTTTGTCTTAAATAAACTATTAaccaaaaaatatttatttatttaactttttctACCCTTAAATGTGCTTTCACTGGAAAATCacttaaaatatttaacattttaacatttaacaacttaaacattaaaattaatatttttaaaagagtAAATAGCATAGCATACATTCAAAGTCTATTcggatgtgtatatatatggtTTAAGTATTCATAAGGAGTCTTAGTGGCAAATGTAAATGCTTTCCATGCAactactaaataaataattttgttatacacacagatgcacacatagTCTGACTAGTGgtacttttttatataaaaaaacagcatcaaaTGAAGGCAGAAATATAATGTTGCATACAATCCTCTTGTCAGTGATCAAGTTCTGCCAGTAGGGACACGCTTACAAGGGGATCCACATCTGCTTAGTTTGGATTCTGGTTCTCCAAGGTTCTGTGTTTGGTCCTCTTTAGTTTTCTCTTTATATTCACTCAGTAAAAAGTATAATCAGCTCAAGTTGCAAACCTGATTGGACCAGCTCCTCCCTACTTGTGGCAATGATTAAAATGTGATTTGTATGTAAAGCTCTACAAGCTTCTCCTTGGTTCCCCAGAGGGTGAGACTTGCAAGAACTAATGCAATGCCATCCAGTCAAAACACTACCGAACACAGTTTTCACACTTTTGCCGGATTTGGAGTTGCCAACCGGCCCTTATGTTAGCCTTCGGCGGGGGCTTGCAATCTCTCACACAGAGCACTCgagccagcattgagctgatgTCGATTTGCCTTCGAGCTGAGGCTGAGGTCAGCGATCTCCAAAAAGTCTTTGACTCAAAAATCAGGGCTAAAATCATTTAGCGTGAACCTGCCATTACTCACTCAAGTTTCTATTTTAAGCTCTGAACATCTCTAAATCTGCAATGCAGTAAAATGTAACAGCCACTTCGGGAGAACATGGTGTTTTGATACTTAATAAGTTTTCTGAGACAATCATGCATCTCACCACCAGACTCTGAAGTTCTGAGGGTTGCTATGCGAACCAGACTTCGTGACCATGGCTTTTTTTGTGCCAATGTCTGCAGAAGAAAAGCAGCTGGCGAGCTGACCCCTTTTtaaccatctcttctcttcaaCATTTACTCCCTTGAAAACAACCTGGACTAACTCAGCTTAAACATCAGGAGGCGACCTCAAACGTTCCACGTGAGGAAGCCAAATCCAATAAGCAAACATGTGTAAGGGTAAACCAAACCCTAGACAAGCAGCTCTTCATCTAGCTGACTGCACACTAAGCTGAGAGGGCACTGTGATGACAACACTATCCATCAATCCTTgtgaataattacaaaaaaagcaCTTTTTGTATAGTGCTTAAAACAAAGATATGCTATGCTATGGAATGCTATGCTATGCCTGCGAGCCATCatggtgctgtaaaccagctaTTTATTACAGAGATCATTCAGAGGCAAAAAACAGGTTTGTAAATCTGAACATTCGTCACCCCAGGTTACAAGTTACATACTTGCAATACTTGCATATACACATTACATAACAACGTAATATACTCAATGAATGCATTATATGGCACATTTGAAGAATGCAGCTGTGTAGATGTAACTTTTTTCTAATAAGCAAGCACATTTGCTGATTCTTTAGAGAACTACACtacatgcccaaatgtttgtggacaccccttctaacgaatgcattcagctactttaagttgcatgcATTGCGACACATCAAGCAAATAACcacgaacctattggcaaccatgcctgatgccaggtatgggctagaggggtgtaaagccacccagcattgagctctggagcagtagaactcttttctatataataatggttggtgctccatccaatacttttaggatgagttgggagttggagatgaggtggggtgttaatcatccaacatactgacctcactaacgcgctcgttgctgaatgcaatcagattcttgaagcaatgcttcaaaatctagtagaaagccttatgtgcacagtagagacagaagcaggagaaactattTTTCACCTtcgatttcagaaaaaacaatgaatgagcaggtgtcccaatacttttgtccatacagtgtatgtagtAATCATGCAGTTTTTCTGAGCACTGTATTAAATAAGTTGGTTATTTATCATAACATTCATAATCAGAAGAGACAAATGAACAGTACATGAATTATTGTAGCATATTAACAAAGCAGACACACAGCAGAACATAGCTTTgagtaaaagaacagaaataaaaaagagaagaatatCTTAATGCTTTATAGGCATACTGAACAGAAGCAGTTCTTCAGAGTTTATAACAAGTCAGGTGTCTAGTCCCTCTCTATATTTTGATCCACATCAGTCTCTGATTACACCGCTAACACAGTAGCAATTATGCGTTTTTTATGCTGTCCGGTGTTACATGCAGTGTAATTTCTCATATCGTCTTGTACATTTTGTAAATGATCAACTTCTTATGTCGaccaataaaataaattagCATCACCACAGAGCTCCCATTCTTTACATGAACTGTTAGTCAGCAATAACTATGGGAATGTGGAAGAAGTTCAGGATGTCTCTGATAATTTCCTCTTTAAAAGCTGATGGTTTGGGGGCAGTGACAGTCACAGTCTCTGGAGAAAGCCTAAGACAGAATGCATTTTCTGCTCCTGCTCGTCTTCTTTGCCAGCCCAACATTCGCCTGGCTGGTAAGATTTTTACTTAGATCCATTCAAGCTGGAAAATGATGTCAGTGCAACTGTAACCATTTCCCATTTGTCTTCTCTTTCCAGCCGCTGGAGGACTGGGGCTCGGGCAATGTGACCGGCTCTGTGGGAGAATCTGGCCAATGTATCTGCCATGTGTTCCTGCCGGACACTACGTTCCCTGCAGACCGTGTGGAGAGTCTCCAGATATCTTCTAATAAGCTGACTGTGAATGTGGAGCTTCATATCAACAAGGTGCATTCTGCTGCAAATACTGTTCATACACTGAAATCAGCTGTAAATGGTGCTGACTGTAATGCCTGCTTGCTTTTTGCTTTATGATGCTGAAGCACTGTGagatttctctttttcttttcctcagCTGATTACTTTCAGAGGCCAGGTGGTTATTCTACTCGAGGAGCTCTCCAACTTGACGGTCCGACTGGAGGTGGTGGAGAGTGGGCCTGATAAGTACATCAAACTGGACTTTGAGTTGCTGAGGATCGAGCTGCGAGAATTTGAAGCCCTAGTCACAGATCTGAAAACGTCCCTCAACTCTTCCTCACCAGCATTTGATAGTCTTTACAATGAGGTCAGAACTTCTTAAGAGGAAAtatttactgtgatttttattgttatttattttgtatatgtgGTCCTCAGGAACAGTTTATGGGAAGCTAAATATATTAGCAATTAAATAATCtggattattaatatattagcAAAATTGCCTGCCATtagcagctggagcctgagggagcacaattggccttgctctctccagatgGGAAGATGGCTCTGcctctccacacatcacttcagtgtgatgctggctggtaCTGGTgtctgctagccaatgcatGAGACCCCGGAGCCCGGTAATTTTCTCTGAGCACACCAGTTGCCCAGCAGAACATGTTGCATCAGCAttgttgcatcagcagcagttcgatTTGTTTGGTTGCGCATGtctcagaggaggcatgtgtcagtcctcaccctcccagtgtcaagTGCATCAAGAACATGTGACCGGATGAGAGTACCAATGATTAATAATAGGTTAGGTTATTGGCTATGTTAAATTAGGAAGGATATTttggttaaataaatataaaaaactgtCTAATTCTTGATCAGACAATGAGTAACTGGTAGATCAATAAACTGATCTCCAGCTACACTGGATTAGAGCTGAATGCACACCATTTATTCTGACTGTCGTGTTCATATTACAGATTCGCAACATGAGCATGATCGTAGATCAGCTGGAGAGCTACGACAGAAGCAACTTAGAAGTGATTCGCATTGAGTTTGCCAAACTTCAGAAGAAGCTGGAGAAATGCCGAGATGAACAGGATGACTTCTCCAATGCACAGATTGGTAATGTTGATGCGTCATCGGCTTTTAAATTCATTTGGTACGGCTGCAAACTTAAAAGGCCAATGCACATGTTCATATTTGGTGGGAATGGCCAAATTGCAATCAGCCCACAAATGGGTCACCAAATAAAATACTATGATTGTAGCAAGCTTAGTTAACTTTCAAAAACGGTGCTATTGAACCAGTTGAACTTGATACAGAatcaaaatatatattcatataaaaataCCTTGCTTGTTCTTCTCAGGTTCCTGCAAGCATAGAGGCATCCTGAGAGTTGGAAAACCTGTAGTCAGCCAGCTGAACGCCAATCTGAACACTGGCTTCATTTACGGAGGATGGGGAAAAGACACCAACCCACTGCCTGGTTCTGAAAACATGTACTGGTACGCTGCTTCTACTGGTACAGTGGTCAGATATATTAGTGTCTATGCAGACTACTACAGATTGATCATGAGACAGGCAATGAAAACATATGACCTCTATGCATCAGCTGACTGGCGAGGGAATggcaataattacattatacgGGCCAACACCTTGTAC
The Salminus brasiliensis chromosome 10, fSalBra1.hap2, whole genome shotgun sequence genome window above contains:
- the LOC140564607 gene encoding olfactomedin-4-like, whose translation is MITALLCFFFLRSTVDLASVDLWTERNGTVDPGGQCSCEAFLPGTTFPMGELVQLEQMAVQIRSCNHGGISRLSKPIISQLNAHLVAGHIYGGWGKDSRPLPGSENMYWYSASTDAVVRYISVYADYYRLIMRQAMKTYDFNAVRDWRGTGNNYIVRANTLYYQYTNPFSMAKFNMTTQTAEYRVVPSASNRFSYHYSPYQNLDFAAKESGLWITYATEASKGKLVLGKIDKATFTLKEVWQTSVYKPSLGNAFMVCGVLYATRSVDTNTEEIFYTYDTRSRKESYVSIPFEKFQENYMYLDYNPTDQKLYMYNNGYYVSYHVWFHQNNKTNKPQVLM